A genomic window from Sulfitobacter sp. LCG007 includes:
- a CDS encoding MmgE/PrpD family protein: MSAENIASGLESLLGFCAGVEWRDLPETVRTRAALVLADDLAAIVAARDEPELVALQDGVAKSSGPAEATVFNARNVRMDRYSAAMANGSASDWAELDEGYRKVICHAGIYCLPVLLAEAEAEGHSTEEVLRALVLGYEIVGRVARCFTFANLVLHPHGSLAAVGGAAALSMLRRVPLDVAMGAVGSAATMVLPGPYTHPIKGSLCRNVWPGIAAQTALRATDWAAIGIKGLPSALHDVYVDAFGATPNAGELTGELGAQWAISDGYHKVFACCQYGHAAIEATMKLAQRASVSDLAQIHLDTHFKARVMDNPDPETTIAGKFSIQHIAATAAVHGSGGFEAFSAPALSHPRVAELRHKVSVAAWEPVPDWPNDRPTRVTWTMTDGATHSEEVLSARGGPDLPFDPPEIREKIRGIVSGPYPRMGGVLSAIMDLDPDALARDWGDTVNAMVAA, from the coding sequence ATGAGTGCCGAGAATATCGCCAGCGGTCTGGAAAGCCTTCTCGGGTTCTGTGCGGGCGTCGAGTGGCGCGACCTGCCCGAAACCGTCCGGACACGTGCGGCCCTTGTTCTGGCCGACGATCTGGCCGCGATTGTCGCTGCAAGGGACGAACCCGAGCTGGTCGCATTGCAGGACGGCGTCGCGAAATCCTCGGGACCGGCAGAGGCCACCGTTTTCAACGCCCGCAACGTCCGGATGGATCGCTATTCGGCGGCGATGGCGAACGGTTCGGCGTCGGACTGGGCCGAGCTCGACGAGGGCTACCGCAAGGTCATCTGTCATGCGGGCATCTACTGCCTGCCCGTGCTCCTGGCCGAGGCAGAGGCCGAGGGCCACAGTACCGAAGAGGTGCTGCGCGCGCTTGTCCTGGGATACGAGATCGTCGGGCGCGTCGCGCGCTGCTTCACCTTCGCCAATCTCGTGCTCCATCCGCATGGCTCTCTGGCGGCGGTCGGGGGCGCGGCGGCGTTGTCGATGCTGCGCAGGGTTCCGCTCGATGTCGCCATGGGCGCCGTAGGCTCGGCCGCGACAATGGTTCTGCCGGGTCCCTACACCCATCCCATCAAGGGCTCGCTCTGCCGCAACGTCTGGCCGGGCATCGCGGCGCAGACCGCGCTGCGCGCCACCGACTGGGCCGCCATCGGGATCAAGGGTCTGCCGAGCGCGCTTCATGACGTCTATGTCGACGCCTTCGGAGCCACGCCGAACGCTGGCGAACTGACCGGAGAGCTGGGGGCGCAATGGGCGATCTCGGACGGATATCACAAGGTTTTCGCGTGCTGCCAATACGGGCATGCGGCAATCGAGGCGACCATGAAGCTGGCGCAGCGCGCGTCGGTGTCGGATCTCGCGCAGATTCATCTGGATACGCATTTCAAGGCGCGGGTGATGGACAACCCCGATCCCGAAACGACCATAGCCGGCAAGTTCTCCATCCAGCATATCGCCGCGACGGCGGCCGTTCACGGCTCCGGCGGGTTCGAGGCATTCTCGGCGCCGGCGTTGTCGCATCCCCGCGTGGCCGAACTGCGGCACAAGGTAAGCGTGGCGGCATGGGAGCCCGTGCCCGACTGGCCGAACGACCGCCCGACCCGCGTGACCTGGACCATGACCGACGGCGCGACGCACAGCGAAGAGGTGCTGAGTGCGCGCGGCGGTCCGGACCTGCCATTCGACCCGCCGGAAATACGCGAGAAGATCCGGGGTATCGTCTCCGGACCCTATCCGCGGATGGGCGGCGTGCTGTCCGCGATCATGGACCTCGATCCGGATGCACTTGCCCGGGACTGGGGCGACACCGTCAACGCGATGGTGGCGGCATGA
- the leuC gene encoding 3-isopropylmalate dehydratase large subunit — MSLTLLDRLWAMHEIHRRDDGASLLWVDRHLLHEGSHHAFRKLAERGLPVAEPSLTTAVADHYAPTRDREAGGADDSIRSMIRTLRENARTHGLRHFDLYSAAQGIVHVVGPEQGLTLPGVLMVCGDSHTSTHGAFGALAFGIGATEVAHVLATQTIWQVKPRAMRIRFEGTLSHGVTAKDMALGWISRLGADGARGHAIEYAGEAVQGLSMEGRMTLCNLSIEGGGRFGMVAPDETTFAYVEGRTFAPRGAGFDRAVEAWRALRSDDEANFDRDFVIDAATIAPTVSWGTSPEDSLPIDAALPKPEDLPEGQGRKVRDALEYMGLEAGRPLIGTPVDQVFIGSCTNARIEDLRAAAAVLDGRRAKVPGLVSPGSMVVKAQAEAEGLDRIFRDAGLEWVDAGCSMCVGMNGDLVPPGKRCASTTNRNFRGRQGPGARTHLMSPAMVAAAAVEGALTDVRELMKERG; from the coding sequence ATGAGCCTGACACTGCTCGACCGCCTCTGGGCCATGCACGAGATCCACCGGCGGGACGACGGTGCCTCGCTGCTCTGGGTCGACAGGCACCTGTTGCATGAAGGGTCGCACCACGCATTCCGCAAGCTGGCCGAGCGCGGCCTTCCGGTGGCGGAACCGTCGCTGACCACGGCCGTGGCCGATCACTACGCCCCGACGCGCGACCGCGAAGCCGGGGGGGCCGACGATTCCATCCGCTCGATGATCCGTACGCTGCGCGAAAACGCCCGGACGCATGGGCTGCGTCACTTCGATCTCTATTCCGCCGCTCAGGGGATCGTGCATGTCGTCGGGCCGGAACAGGGCCTGACACTGCCCGGTGTCCTGATGGTCTGCGGCGACAGCCACACCTCGACCCACGGGGCCTTCGGCGCGTTGGCCTTCGGCATCGGCGCGACCGAGGTGGCGCATGTTCTGGCGACGCAGACGATCTGGCAGGTGAAGCCGCGCGCGATGCGCATCCGGTTCGAAGGGACGCTGTCGCACGGAGTCACTGCGAAGGACATGGCACTTGGCTGGATTTCGCGACTTGGCGCGGACGGCGCCCGGGGGCATGCCATCGAATATGCGGGGGAGGCCGTGCAGGGGCTCTCGATGGAGGGGCGGATGACCCTTTGCAATCTCTCGATCGAGGGCGGCGGTCGATTTGGCATGGTGGCGCCGGACGAGACGACATTCGCCTATGTCGAGGGGCGCACATTCGCGCCCCGCGGCGCCGGGTTCGACCGGGCCGTCGAGGCCTGGCGCGCCCTGCGATCGGACGATGAGGCGAATTTCGATCGGGACTTTGTCATCGATGCCGCCACGATCGCGCCGACGGTGTCGTGGGGTACCAGCCCGGAAGACTCTCTTCCCATCGACGCGGCCCTGCCGAAGCCGGAGGATCTGCCCGAGGGGCAGGGGCGCAAGGTCCGCGACGCTCTCGAGTACATGGGTCTGGAAGCGGGCCGCCCCCTGATCGGCACGCCGGTCGATCAGGTGTTCATCGGGTCCTGCACAAATGCGCGGATCGAGGATCTGCGCGCCGCAGCCGCCGTGCTGGACGGCCGCAGGGCAAAGGTGCCCGGTCTCGTCTCTCCCGGTTCGATGGTGGTCAAGGCACAGGCCGAGGCCGAAGGGCTCGACCGGATCTTTCGCGATGCGGGTCTGGAGTGGGTCGATGCCGGTTGTTCCATGTGCGTCGGCATGAACGGCGACCTCGTGCCGCCGGGAAAGCGCTGCGCCTCGACCACCAACCGGAATTTCCGCGGCCGGCAGGGGCCGGGGGCCCGGACGCATCTCATGTCGCCAGCCATGGTCGCGGCAGCGGCGGTCGAAGGGGCCCTGACCGATGTGCGCGAACTGATGAAAGAGAGAGGCTGA
- a CDS encoding GntR family transcriptional regulator, whose protein sequence is MNSQLAQTVEVGPPEGGKARRVYLLLRDRMARGDYRDGSALPGEQRLAREFEVSRVTVRRALEALASEGMIEKRPGSATLVRNGSGPTPLNGDFTTLMPQLLEMSEASEARLLAFSYAVPPESVAKALALGTSDRVQIAVRTRLAGGEPFSHLTTFVPETIARNFSESDLATTPLFRLLERSGIKIDSASQTVGATLASPEVAEALGTAAGAPLLQIERVVRDAAGRGVEVLLALYRPDRFRLQMELDRTGGTGNRSWTPVVGQKDRTA, encoded by the coding sequence ATGAACAGCCAGCTTGCACAGACGGTCGAGGTGGGTCCGCCGGAAGGCGGCAAGGCGCGCCGCGTCTATCTTCTGCTGCGCGATCGCATGGCCCGGGGCGACTACCGCGACGGCAGCGCCCTGCCGGGAGAACAGCGGCTGGCGCGGGAATTCGAGGTCTCCCGCGTGACCGTCCGGCGGGCGCTCGAGGCGCTGGCCTCGGAGGGCATGATCGAGAAGCGGCCGGGCAGCGCGACCCTCGTGCGCAACGGGAGCGGTCCCACACCGCTCAACGGGGACTTCACGACCCTCATGCCGCAACTGCTCGAGATGTCGGAGGCAAGCGAGGCGCGGCTTCTGGCGTTCAGCTATGCGGTACCGCCCGAATCCGTGGCGAAGGCGCTCGCGCTGGGGACGTCCGACAGGGTGCAGATCGCCGTCAGGACTCGTCTGGCGGGGGGCGAACCGTTTTCCCATCTCACGACCTTCGTGCCGGAAACCATCGCCCGCAACTTTTCGGAATCCGATCTTGCGACGACGCCGCTGTTCCGGCTGCTCGAACGCTCGGGGATCAAGATCGACAGCGCGAGCCAGACTGTCGGCGCCACGCTTGCCAGCCCGGAGGTCGCCGAGGCGCTCGGGACCGCCGCGGGTGCGCCCCTTCTTCAGATCGAGCGGGTGGTGCGGGACGCGGCGGGGCGTGGTGTCGAGGTGCTGCTGGCGCTTTATCGGCCGGACCGGTTCCGTCTGCAGATGGAACTGGACCGGACCGGTGGGACGGGCAACCGAAGCTGGACGCCGGTCGTGGGTCAGAAGGATCGGACAGCATGA
- a CDS encoding DUF4440 domain-containing protein: MPAEDDVPIIELHLIEGYSAAERARLGQAVTAAVQTVVPASADLITVLTHEHSAMNYMRGGTTRTPAPALPDPVQTVRAYLDAMEARDLERAASYLADGFRMTFPTGRQMTRIDDLIEWSKSRYRFVRKTYDRFDVSSTPDGTVVYCFGTLEGEWPDGSAFSGVRFIDRFALERGKLAVQDVWNDLEAVRPR, encoded by the coding sequence ATGCCAGCGGAGGACGATGTGCCGATCATCGAGCTTCATCTGATCGAAGGCTACAGCGCGGCCGAGCGGGCCAGGCTTGGCCAAGCCGTTACCGCCGCTGTCCAGACCGTTGTCCCGGCCAGCGCCGATCTGATCACCGTGCTGACCCATGAACACTCAGCCATGAACTACATGCGCGGCGGCACGACCCGGACGCCCGCGCCGGCCCTGCCAGACCCTGTGCAGACGGTGCGCGCCTACCTAGATGCGATGGAGGCGCGAGACCTTGAAAGGGCCGCTTCCTACCTGGCCGACGGCTTCCGCATGACATTCCCCACTGGTCGGCAGATGACCCGGATCGACGATCTGATCGAATGGTCGAAGTCGCGCTACCGCTTCGTGCGCAAGACCTATGACCGTTTCGACGTTTCCAGCACGCCGGATGGCACCGTCGTCTACTGCTTCGGAACGCTTGAGGGCGAGTGGCCCGACGGCAGCGCGTTCTCGGGCGTCCGTTTCATCGACCGCTTCGCCCTCGAGCGCGGAAAGCTCGCCGTCCAGGATGTCTGGAACGACCTCGAAGCCGTGCGCCCGCGCTGA
- a CDS encoding hydantoinase B/oxoprolinase family protein yields MTQEIDPITLAVLAGRMEQIADEMDATLFRAAFNPIIAEAHDASHGLYDAATGDTLVQGKSGLPIFVGVMAFAVKAVIERAEVDDELRQGDTWIFNDAHIGGTHLSDMRLVRPYFRDGEIFCYLASVGHWHDLGGPVPGNYNPSATEVFQEALVLPPVKLQRAGKIQQDIVDIILRNTRLPQSAMGDLSGQINALDLGVRRMDALLDEYGVATVKAALSALSQRAEALARSEIAGMPDGRWTAEDFMDNDGSTDTPLPVRVALEVEGDRLSLDFTGTAPCCAGPINIALPTAIACCYVAIKHIFPSLPANAGVMRPIDITIPEGSLLSAEFPLPTGGYTETILRMIDVIFSAAAQAMPEKVVANAYGTINALSIAGRKPDGKRWVMFSFYGGGHGAQIDCDGLNHGSAPISTATIPPAEILEAAYPVIFRQWALRDGSGGTGAHRGGLGAVYEIELMDERAEAFLFGERGKFPPKGIAGGSDAALNRFAYETDEGWATPPLTSKMLGIPLRRGQRVRLETPGGGGYGDPAARPAAQVARDVALGYIGAEAADTAYGTAWREASE; encoded by the coding sequence ATGACCCAGGAAATAGACCCGATCACCCTCGCCGTCCTCGCCGGGCGGATGGAGCAGATCGCCGACGAGATGGACGCGACCCTGTTCCGCGCCGCCTTCAACCCGATCATCGCCGAGGCGCATGACGCGTCGCACGGGCTTTACGATGCCGCGACCGGCGACACGCTGGTGCAGGGCAAGTCGGGCCTGCCGATCTTCGTGGGCGTCATGGCCTTCGCCGTCAAGGCGGTGATCGAACGGGCGGAAGTGGACGACGAGCTGCGTCAGGGCGACACCTGGATATTCAACGACGCCCATATCGGTGGCACCCACCTGTCGGACATGCGCCTTGTGCGCCCCTATTTCCGCGACGGCGAGATCTTTTGCTACCTTGCCTCCGTCGGTCACTGGCACGACCTGGGCGGCCCTGTGCCGGGCAATTACAACCCGTCCGCCACCGAGGTTTTCCAAGAGGCGCTGGTCCTTCCGCCGGTCAAGCTGCAGCGCGCGGGGAAGATACAGCAGGACATCGTCGACATCATCCTGCGCAATACGCGTCTGCCGCAATCCGCCATGGGGGATCTGTCGGGGCAGATCAACGCGCTCGACCTTGGCGTGCGCCGGATGGATGCGCTGCTGGACGAATACGGGGTGGCGACGGTCAAGGCGGCACTTTCGGCCCTGTCGCAGCGGGCGGAGGCGCTGGCGCGGTCCGAAATCGCGGGCATGCCGGATGGTCGCTGGACCGCCGAGGACTTCATGGACAACGACGGCAGCACCGACACGCCCCTGCCCGTCCGCGTCGCGCTCGAGGTGGAGGGCGACCGCCTGTCGCTGGACTTTACCGGAACCGCGCCCTGCTGCGCCGGACCGATCAACATCGCCCTGCCGACCGCGATCGCCTGCTGCTACGTGGCGATCAAGCACATCTTCCCCTCGCTGCCCGCCAATGCCGGTGTGATGCGCCCCATCGACATCACGATCCCGGAAGGCAGCCTGCTTTCCGCCGAGTTCCCGTTGCCCACGGGCGGATACACCGAAACCATCCTGCGCATGATCGACGTCATCTTCTCGGCCGCGGCACAGGCGATGCCCGAAAAGGTGGTCGCCAACGCCTATGGCACGATCAACGCGCTTTCGATCGCCGGGCGCAAACCAGACGGCAAGCGGTGGGTGATGTTCTCGTTCTATGGCGGCGGGCACGGCGCGCAGATCGATTGCGACGGGCTCAACCACGGCTCGGCGCCGATCTCTACCGCGACAATCCCACCGGCCGAGATCCTCGAGGCGGCCTATCCGGTCATCTTCCGGCAATGGGCGCTGCGCGACGGATCGGGCGGCACGGGCGCGCATCGCGGCGGGCTGGGCGCGGTCTACGAGATCGAGCTGATGGACGAAAGGGCAGAGGCCTTCCTGTTCGGCGAGCGTGGCAAGTTTCCTCCCAAGGGCATCGCCGGAGGGTCGGATGCGGCCCTGAACCGCTTTGCATATGAGACGGACGAGGGCTGGGCCACACCTCCGCTCACCTCCAAGATGCTGGGCATTCCTCTGAGGAGGGGCCAGCGGGTCAGGCTCGAAACGCCCGGCGGGGGCGGTTACGGAGATCCGGCCGCGCGCCCGGCGGCGCAGGTCGCCCGCGACGTGGCGCTTGGCTACATCGGCGCGGAGGCGGCGGACACGGCATATGGCACCGCATGGCGGGAGGCCTCAGAGTGA
- the leuD gene encoding 3-isopropylmalate dehydratase small subunit, whose translation MAGWTVHEGLAVALAREGIDTDQLIPARFMSTPRSEGYGRFLLHDLRREGDTPDPEFPLNRPEARGASILVTARNFGGGSSREAAVYALADAGFQVIVAPSFGDIFAGNAANNGLLAAQVTEADSAALLKALERPGQARVSLEDRTITAGGLAVGFDIDPVRRTKLMNGWDDIDLTRSHLDEISRFRDGLRQNHPWNFLARE comes from the coding sequence ATGGCAGGCTGGACAGTGCATGAGGGTCTCGCCGTCGCCCTTGCGCGCGAGGGCATCGACACCGATCAGCTCATCCCCGCGCGCTTCATGTCCACGCCGCGCTCGGAAGGTTACGGAAGGTTCCTGCTGCACGACCTGCGGCGCGAGGGCGACACGCCCGATCCGGAATTTCCGCTCAACCGTCCCGAGGCCCGCGGCGCGTCGATCCTCGTGACCGCGCGAAACTTCGGCGGCGGATCGTCGCGCGAGGCGGCGGTCTATGCGCTGGCGGACGCGGGATTTCAGGTCATTGTGGCGCCGAGCTTCGGTGACATCTTCGCGGGCAATGCCGCAAACAATGGCCTGCTGGCGGCGCAGGTGACAGAAGCTGACAGCGCGGCGCTGCTGAAGGCGCTCGAAAGGCCCGGTCAGGCGCGGGTGAGCCTCGAGGACAGGACGATCACCGCAGGCGGGCTTGCCGTGGGTTTCGACATCGACCCGGTTCGGCGAACCAAACTCATGAACGGCTGGGACGATATCGACCTGACCCGAAGTCACCTCGATGAGATTTCGCGCTTCCGCGACGGTCTGCGGCAAAACCATCCCTGGAACTTTCTCGCCCGGGAATAG
- a CDS encoding MmgE/PrpD family protein, with translation MTAAGQLADFAADLDPLALPPDMMRAARLHLLDAIGVGVAASSGPGQRGWVDEMQNAGKACSLAGGSASAAEAAMLNGCLIHSLEYDDTHVASVIHGSAVAAPIALAAAQEADADGAAMLAGFVIAWEAMIRIGLAAPGAFQARGVQVTSVAGAIGAALAAARVWRLDRDRMISAIGIAGSQASGMLAFLSEGASVKALNPGWAAQTGIMAARLARGGMTGPSDILENRFGPMRVFGADPAGLDATLKDLGARWYLPEAAFKLYPACHYIHPFLELTERLMADGVTPDTVETMTLHVPVEELALIAEPWTRRQAPSSGYDGKWGLPYCIALMLTDGRVDVASFEHAPRDEVVALARRMSLEPWTESGFPARFPARIETRTTDGRRLDVSVETVRGAPGREIGEDAVLAKVRANLSRRHSDDAATRIIAALLDGAAPDLAALSQAIRSPSHP, from the coding sequence ATGACCGCCGCAGGGCAACTGGCGGATTTCGCGGCTGACCTCGACCCTTTGGCGCTGCCGCCGGACATGATGCGCGCCGCACGTCTGCATCTGCTGGACGCAATCGGTGTCGGCGTCGCTGCGTCTTCGGGACCCGGACAACGCGGCTGGGTCGACGAGATGCAGAACGCCGGCAAGGCGTGCAGTCTCGCGGGCGGAAGTGCCTCGGCCGCGGAAGCCGCGATGCTCAACGGCTGCCTCATCCATTCGCTCGAGTATGACGACACCCATGTCGCATCGGTCATCCACGGCAGCGCCGTCGCGGCCCCCATCGCGCTCGCGGCGGCGCAGGAGGCGGATGCGGACGGCGCCGCGATGCTCGCCGGTTTCGTGATCGCCTGGGAGGCAATGATCCGCATCGGGCTGGCCGCCCCCGGCGCGTTTCAGGCCCGCGGCGTGCAGGTGACCTCTGTCGCAGGCGCGATCGGTGCGGCGCTCGCGGCTGCGCGGGTGTGGCGGCTGGACCGTGACAGGATGATATCCGCAATCGGAATAGCCGGGTCGCAGGCGTCGGGGATGCTCGCCTTCCTTTCCGAGGGCGCGAGCGTGAAGGCACTGAACCCGGGTTGGGCGGCACAGACCGGCATCATGGCAGCGCGGCTTGCGCGCGGCGGCATGACCGGTCCTTCCGACATTCTGGAAAACCGCTTCGGGCCGATGCGCGTCTTCGGTGCCGATCCCGCAGGGCTCGACGCGACGCTGAAGGACCTCGGCGCGCGCTGGTATCTGCCCGAGGCGGCATTCAAGCTCTACCCGGCGTGTCACTACATACACCCCTTTCTGGAACTGACCGAGCGGCTGATGGCCGATGGCGTCACGCCCGATACGGTCGAGACGATGACGCTGCATGTCCCCGTCGAGGAACTGGCTCTGATCGCGGAGCCCTGGACGAGGCGGCAGGCGCCGTCTTCCGGCTATGACGGCAAATGGGGACTGCCCTACTGCATCGCGCTGATGCTGACGGACGGGCGCGTGGATGTGGCGAGCTTCGAGCATGCGCCGCGGGACGAGGTCGTGGCGCTGGCCCGCCGCATGTCGCTGGAACCCTGGACGGAGTCCGGTTTCCCCGCGCGCTTCCCGGCGCGGATCGAGACCCGCACGACGGATGGTCGGAGGCTTGACGTCTCGGTCGAAACGGTGCGCGGCGCGCCGGGCCGGGAGATCGGGGAGGATGCCGTGCTGGCGAAGGTGCGGGCGAACCTCTCCCGGCGCCATTCAGACGACGCGGCCACCCGCATCATCGCCGCGCTGCTGGATGGCGCGGCCCCGGATCTGGCGGCGTTGAGCCAGGCGATCCGGTCCCCCTCCCATCCCTGA
- a CDS encoding FAD-dependent oxidoreductase, whose protein sequence is MSDELDLLVIGAGACGLAGAIAAHDAGGSVAIVEKRERPGGNSSLSTGSIPGAGSRFQKEAGIEDSPERMIEDLIRTAGHHDADEITEMVARECAPLCEWLIDDLGARMELITAYRHIGHSVERLHAPRSRRGQDLVDDLLSFVETRDIPLAVGNAAESLVVHNGSVQGAIVAGEPIRAKKVLLATNGFAANRDLVAEFLPEIAGAEYFGAPGSTGEAVLWGRALGAEMGNMAAYQGYAAVAYPQGQLLSWTTIEKGGILVGKDGRRFGNEMDGYSGYAATVMAQGEFAWAIYDRRIHEIAMAEEEYAEMSAMGAMRWSDDPLALAESAGIDGDALSETLAHYRRAASGACADRFGRTVFNKAPFEGELAIARVKPGLFHTQGGLLTDARARVRRQEGGVIPNLFAGGGAAAGISGRAGAMGYASGNGLVTALVLGRLAGMTAMDEIRNAP, encoded by the coding sequence ATGAGCGACGAGCTTGACCTGCTCGTCATCGGGGCCGGGGCCTGCGGCCTTGCCGGCGCGATCGCGGCACATGACGCGGGAGGCAGCGTCGCCATCGTCGAAAAGCGGGAGCGTCCCGGGGGCAACTCGTCGCTCTCCACCGGGTCTATTCCAGGGGCGGGAAGCCGTTTCCAGAAAGAAGCCGGCATCGAGGACAGCCCGGAGCGGATGATCGAGGATCTGATCCGGACCGCCGGGCATCACGATGCAGACGAGATCACGGAAATGGTGGCGAGGGAATGCGCGCCGTTGTGCGAATGGTTGATCGACGATCTTGGCGCTCGGATGGAGCTGATCACGGCCTACCGCCATATCGGGCACTCGGTCGAGCGGCTGCACGCGCCGCGATCGAGGCGGGGCCAGGATCTGGTCGATGACCTCCTGTCCTTTGTCGAAACGCGCGATATTCCCCTCGCGGTCGGCAACGCAGCCGAGTCGCTTGTCGTCCACAACGGCTCCGTCCAGGGCGCCATCGTGGCCGGTGAGCCGATCCGCGCGAAGAAGGTCCTTCTGGCGACCAACGGTTTCGCAGCCAACCGTGACCTCGTCGCCGAATTCCTGCCCGAGATCGCGGGCGCGGAATATTTCGGCGCACCCGGGAGCACGGGCGAGGCCGTGCTCTGGGGGCGGGCACTTGGCGCCGAGATGGGCAACATGGCAGCCTATCAGGGATATGCCGCGGTCGCCTATCCGCAGGGTCAGCTGCTGTCCTGGACCACGATCGAGAAGGGCGGGATCCTCGTGGGCAAGGACGGCCGCCGCTTCGGCAACGAAATGGACGGCTATTCGGGCTATGCCGCGACCGTCATGGCGCAGGGCGAATTCGCCTGGGCGATCTACGACAGGCGGATTCACGAGATCGCCATGGCCGAAGAGGAATACGCCGAGATGTCCGCAATGGGCGCCATGCGGTGGTCTGACGATCCCCTGGCGCTGGCCGAGTCCGCCGGCATCGACGGCGACGCTTTGTCGGAAACGCTGGCGCACTACCGGCGCGCCGCATCGGGCGCATGTGCGGACCGCTTCGGCCGCACGGTCTTCAACAAGGCGCCTTTCGAGGGTGAGCTGGCGATCGCGCGGGTAAAGCCGGGATTGTTCCACACCCAGGGCGGACTGCTGACCGATGCCCGGGCGCGGGTGCGCAGGCAGGAAGGCGGGGTGATCCCGAACCTATTCGCCGGGGGCGGCGCGGCGGCGGGAATCAGCGGGCGGGCCGGCGCGATGGGATATGCGTCGGGCAACGGGCTTGTCACGGCGCTGGTCCTCGGACGTCTCGCCGGCATGACCGCCATGGACGAGATCCGGAACGCGCCATGA